The window aacaaaaacaaaacaaaaaacccccaacaATATCCAAAATGCTTCCTTCACAACACTAATGGGATCATTTGAAAGTGCACTTTTAGAAATGATTCGTTTCTAGCTTCAGACCTCGGGGTGTGCCCAGGGCTTCTGAGGCTATAAATGAGATTCCCCTTTCTGAGCTTTTGCCTAAAACTCAACCCAAACTTAATTCAGAATGAATGAATCTGAAGGTAGCCCTAAGGCTTGGCTAGAAGCATTTCTTTTCTCCAGTAGGGTCACACGTGGAGCAGCGAGCGAGGCATGCGGAGGGCTGTGGCGTGAACCAAGGGGATGAGTCGTGGCAAGCTGGCGAGGGGAAGGGGGCAGCGGCAGCCTGGGAGCATCGCCGACTTAATTGTGATGGAGAGAAATTCATTACAGATAAGCCAGCTTCATTTAAGCATTTTCCAGAGCTTGCCCAACCACTTTGCTATTAAGTGATTTGATcaatttcttattatattttctcattaaaaagcGGTCAGGCATAACCGACTACTCTTACAGTTTTAAAGGAAATGTAGCTAGAATGTTCTTTAAAGGACATTTCATTTTTGCCTGTATTAGTAAGAAATGAAGACCCTCATCACTGAAACATCATGAATGGTAAAttaaacatatgaagaaatatctgacaAAAGACATTAAGTGGTTTAACTGCACTGATGACAAGCCAGCCCCTAATCTGTTTGACGCGATCGTTTCCGGTGAAAATCTACACCCCCTCCCTCACCCCTACACCCCTGCAGAAAACCAAACCGAACTCTGAAGCATCTGCTTTCTACTGGAAGCCATTCGAAATGAGTTACTGTAATTTGATCCATTGCATTGTAACCTTTACATTATCGTTGCATTTATAACAAGTTAGACTAAGAAGATTTGGTGCAAGCATTTTCATTTCAAGCAGGACAGAAGGGGCCATCTTTCAAGGGTTTAGCAAGCACAGCGGGGCCCACCGCGGCAGGTAGCAGCCCTGTGCAGCCGCTTGAGCTGACAGACCACCCCGCCTCCAGCTGAAGCACATAAGCTCCTTTGCAGCAGAGATTACAGCAAGTTATACGGCAGTAATGCAGCCTAATTCCCCAGGGCGGGCGTCTGTGCAGGCACAGGGAGGGCTGGCCCTTGGCTTCCTCCGTGATGAGGGCACAAGAGGAAACCTTGCCACCTGGGGCCTGGCAGAGCAGGCGCCCCTCAGTGCAGTAGGCAGGTGTGTCACCTTCCTGGAGGATGGGTCTTGAGAAACGAGACCCTAACAGCAGGGAGAATGCCTCTGAAAGCCGCTGGTTCCCATAACCTAAGTGTTGTCCTTACGAGATGGAGTGTGGTGCTGGCAACTCACTAGTGTGTACATTTGACTCGGTGAACACACTGAGTAGTGAATGGAGGTGGCTGCAGGAACACCCAGACCTCTAGGTGATCCTTCAAGTGCATGGCAAGGAGGCAAATATGACAATCATTTTGCTCAGGTCAACTGCTATGTAGATGGCCAGTGAGCGCTCTGAGCCTGCTGGGCTGGGGGGAAAGAAACCCGTGTCCACTTCTGGGCTCAGTCAGGGCCTAGGCTTTGATGCCTTTGTGAAATAGCAGGGAGGGGCTCAGACACTTTGCCTATAGGAATCAATAACTCATCAGCAGGGCCATGAAGGCGTGTTGGGGCTGGGGCGGGAATAAGATGAGACATCCGAGGGTCAGAGTTCCTTCCATTATCTGAACTGTCAAAGGGCCCAAGCTGTGAGTTTACAAGCGCCCTCCTCCCTGGCCCTCACATCCCGGAGTGGAGGGAATGTTCCACCTTGGCTCCTGAGGCCTGCCTGCTTTTGCAGCAAAGAGGGACCGTCTCATGACCTTGTGACACGTGGCGTCTCCACAGAAGGCCTTGGGATGCTAGGTCCACATCCACGCTCCGGTCTCATCCCAGCCCAGAACAGCAGTGCAGGGAAGTTGACCCACCTTCTGGAAGCAAGCTGCAGGTTCCCCTAGTCTGCCAGTGCTGTCTGCCCCATAAGGCTCTCCTGGTTCCATTCCATGCAGGGTCCCTGGCATCCAACCACAAAGCCGGGATCCCACTGGCAACCTCTCCCCACACACTTCACTGGGTCATGAAGCCACATCCATCTTCTGCCCTGAGGCTCCCCGCCAGGGTCCTCATGCCCAAGAGAGAAGGAATTCCCTCATTTGTGTGCAAAGTTCAAAAATGTTGTCTATGCATCTATGCCTACAGCTCTGCCTTCCTGGCCAGGACAAACTTGGTGGCCGTTTGTGGGAAGTCCTGAGCTGGtgctgggaggaaggagggaggttcCCCTTCATGCTTTTGTGATTGtacccttctcctcttcttcagcCATATTACACGGCACGATTTTAACATACTGTCCACAGGAGTCACAAAGCAGGAAGCCACAGTGGAAGGGTTAAGCAGGAAGCCTCCAGAGATTCAGGGGGAAGGGATCAGTTCCAGGCCCAGCAGGGGCTGCAGGTCTCAGCCTGTGCACTGGCAGGAGTACTCAGTGCGGAGGATGGGAGGGCACGCCTTTGGCAGGAGGCACATGTGGAGAGGGCGCTCGAGGGAGTAGGGCAGTGTGGTTCCCAACACGCCAGGGGACGGGCGGGAACAAGAGCCCCAGGCCTCCTTGAGGGGCTCTAGTGAGACAGATACTGCCACATGGTCACAGAAGGAGGCCCAGCTGTGTCACATCCCACAGAAGGGTCCAGGGTGGCAGCGGAGCGGACAGTGGGGTGTTTTAGCTGCGTCCTGGGAAACAGTCAGGTTGTCCAGAGGGAGGGAAAGTGTGTGGCAGGGCCGCAGACACGGATGCCCCCACGACTTGGGGCGCAGCGGCTGGAGGAGGTGCCCTGTGGAACGGGGGATGATAGACGCAGGGACAGCAGCCAGGCTGAGGAGGGCCCGGGTGCCTGTGGAACTGCCGAGTCCACCCTCTGGGCAAAAGAACAGCACCAGGTGACGGAGGAGAGTGGAACCTGGAGGCCAGCACGCGGAGTGCAGACACGCCACTGCCAGGGCGGGGAGCTAGAGGGGTCCGGCCGCGTTTCTGGAAACGGAGCCTGGAAGGGAGGCAGTACTTCCATGAACACCAACACTGCTATCAGGAAGAGGGACAGACCTGATCAGGAGTGGGAGCAGGGAAGGAAATGGCAGGTTTCACCAAGGGTCATTGAAATTCTGGACGCACACTCAAACGTGTCACTCACACCACGTCCCAAATCCCCCCAGTTTGTCACTATGGTAAATAGGAAAGCGTTTATAATACTTTGTCATGAAGATGCATATTATGCTCTTCCTTATCGAAGAATAAAAATGTCTCTGCTTTTTCTCCAAGAAAAAACTAAACACTCCCACAGAGTAAATGGCAATTAGGCTGAATTACGGCAATTCTTGCTGTGAGCGCAATGTCATTATGCTGGGACTTAACTGTCATTACACTGTAAATATACCTATCCCGGGGGCAATGCTTGCCCACACGAGCTTGCTACCTTGGCATCAAAGATCTCACTTCTTTTGACTCTTGGGTTATATTGCAACTGTGCTGATTTATCCTCTAACTAGATTGATCCTGGAACCCCAAGTTGTGCCACAGCCCCACGCCAGGCagttgttaaaatgcaggttctaTGGGGCCTGGGAGGGGACATTTCTATCCAGGAGCCAGACGCGGCCCAGGCCCGGTTTGAAGACCTTTGTTTTGAAGAACGTGGGGTCAGCGAGTTGATGAGGAACAAGGACGAGCTCATCTGAGGAAAAAACGGAAGGAAGCACTTGAAACCGGGTTTCGTTTCACTCCCAAGCTGCGGTCCACAGAAGCATTTCCCTCAAATAACTTGAAAAACTTTATGAATCGTGTTTAAGTTTTTTACTCTCCAAATGTAATACAATTCTTCAGCTAAAACAGGAATAATGAGACAAAATGGTTCGAAAAgtacaatagaaaaatattgttcactggtttatttttccaaatgagcATCAGGCTATTTACAAATACGCAGCCCTCCAATGACGTGTATTAAAATGGCAAGTCTATCACTGTTTGAAatctaaatgaaaacaaatttattaaggCACATTTGATCTGAGAATTTAACTTTCTGGTATAATGACAGATTCATTTCACTTTTGTCCCCAAAACACATGAGCACCAAAATTGTCAAAGAACACTTAATATTTAGTAAAACAGtaaggaatataaaaattaaggaGGGGAAAAAGCGTTTCCAAAAGGAAATCTTTGGAGATCGGTTTACTGCAAATAAAACAGACTAAACACACTCCCGATACACATAAATAATACTAACTAACAGGTACTCAAGAAATGGCAGAGCTCTGAACAacagatattaaataaattaaaggtATTTCAGATACAAAGgataaaacaaaacagtaatgaaagaatgaaaaccaTCTCCACCCACATAACACAGACAGGATGAAAGGAACAAAACCAAATACATTTTTCCCCAACGTTTTGATtagggtgtatgtgtgtatgtttcagTCTGTGTACATCAGATTTATTGTAATAATTCATCTTTGTCATtctaaacattaatattttaccCTTTAAAGAGAAGGGTCAAGAAGAGAAAATGCCAAATCCTTCTTGAAATTTAATGCCAGGTCTATTTAGGCCGAATgaactaccacgagaacagccaCATACCTCACTGTGCCTTCTTCACGCCCCTTGCTTTAAAACCTACGTGGCCAGCTGGGCttgcatggtgaaaccccgtctctactaaaaatacaaaaaaactagctgggcgtggtggtgtgtgcctgtaatcccagctactcgggaggcaaaggcaggggaattgcttgaaccagggaagtggaggttaaagtgagccaagattgcgccactgcattccagcctgggtaacagagtgagactccgtctcaaaaaaagaacaaaacaaaacaaacaaaaaacctacgtGGCCATGCTGAGCAGAGTACCATGAGAGGAAATGATCAACTCTGGAAAGCTCTCCTGAAGACAATGATGAAACAGCTATTATCACATTTCCTTATCTTACAACTGGAACATGAAATGGCTTTAaaacaattgtaaaaaaaaaaaacaaaacacaaaaggtaGAATCTGTGGAATGTTAACAATCACAACAGAACATTTACCAGAGTTACAGTGTTTTGTTACAATAATACTTTGCAGGAATGTTCACGTTTTCTGCCATAGGACTGGAGCAAAgggtctcaaaagaaaacatttttttaaaaaagttttgttcATCAGGTACATTTCAAGTCAAAGTTAAGCAGGTCTGCTACATAATGTTCAGCAAGAAGATGTGTTCAAAGGCAAACACTGATCACCTTCTTGTTCAGAAAGCTCAATCTTAAAGGAGTCCTATGTAAGAAAACCACTTGTAAAATATATCCTTGTATACGGACTTCAAAAACTGATCatacaaaaaatttttgaaaaataaattagataattaAAAACGTCTTTTCCAGCAAAGCTGGACATTAGGCTGTCCTCACTGAGCCATTATTATTGCTGCTTTTACTGTAACTTGGATCATTTTTTTCCAGCCACATCTCAGCCAGCTGCTGGGTGGACCCATAGGTCGATGCTTTGGACCCCAAGCACATTTTGTACTGTTTGGGGTCAAGATTGGGATCACAAAAGACAGGATGGTGGACGTGGACTACTCCTACTTCCTGGCTCCTAAACGTCTTCAAACCTGCCTGGACAACCTTGTTGAAAAGGTCCACatcctccagcccccagccttGGATGGAAACATCAAAGCCACCCACTCGGACAAGATCTCCCTTATAAATACACGTGATGCCAAACCCATAGTTTCTCCAGAAGCCAGTTTTCTGAGTAAAGGCAAAATGGTTGTCACTGGGAACTTTCCCACTATAAACAATCTTTGGGTCATACTGGCTGAAGAtgattggaaaatatatttgttggcccAGAACTGTATTTGCTCGACATCGCTGAAGGAATTCTGTAGTAAACACGAGGTCGACGTCGCAGAAGAAGAGCAAAGATTCATTGTTAAACTGGGAGGATCCTACTTCCAGGGCCAGGGCTCTTGAAAACTCTCCAGACACAGGCAAAATCTGCATGTCGGCTTTAGGGTACTTAATGCGGTAATCTCTCATCAGTTCAACTTGTTTGGCCTTGTCAGGGTTGGAGTCAGAATTGAAAAGCAGAACCACGAGCTTGACGTTCTGATTGGGGATAAGACACGTCTTCTCAAAGTTTCCCATAAATCTCACAAACATGTCGAAACGCCCAGACAAAGGAATCagtatgtttatctttttatctttgggTTCTTTGTGCTCACTCTTCGACCCAGGGAGCTGAAAGGGGACGAGCTTCTTCAGGGAGTTTGAGAGAAAGGACAAGGATCCAGATTCCTGATTGATTCTCTTGGCCAACTCTTGTGCATCCAGCTCCTCATGCTCCACAAACTGGATTTTGCTGAAAGTCTGCTGTAAATACGCGTGCCTCCTCACAGGGACCgtcattttcttccctttgtgCTTTTTGTACAGAAGCAGCAGGTCCAGGATGTACTCAGCCCCATACATGGGGTTCACCCGGCGGTAGCCGTACTGGATCTCTTTGAAGTCAATGATGCGCCCTCTGGTCTTGGCGTTGGCATTGATCATCTCCATGACCTGCATGACAATGTCGTCCAAGGCTTCCCTCTGGGCGGAGTCCATTCCTCTTCGAGGGGGCTGGCCGTCAACTGCCGAATACAAGTATTTTCCAGTCAGAAACTCCCATTCCAGAATCTCCTCTCGCTGGCGGGGCTGAAACCtcatgaaggagggagggattcCCAGCTGGAGGTCCTCTTTATGAATTTCTGTGTTGCTGTATTTGCTCATCAGGACAATTTCGCGGTGCAGCTGTATTGTGCGATGGCGGAGCTCGGATATCTTGCGGCTCAGCATGTAGCTGTGGAGCCTGTACTGGTAGGGTGGGTTTTTGTTGGGGTGTAATGTGATAGCTTGGTGAATTTTACTGTTATGGAGATCTCTAATGTACCCCTTTTTGTTCTGCTCGTAATTCTCATAAAAAAGCTGCTGCATctgttacaggaaaaaaaagagatcacAAATTTAGTATTGTATGATTGAGTGCCAGCACATgctaaagaaaatgcaaatattagaaatGTTTCTGAATGGACCACAGCACACAAAAGGCCCTAGATAAGGCCCGATCAACAGCAGTCCAATGTGGTTAGAAGAATTCACAGATAGAAACTGCTTAAGGAAGTAAGGGTTAATAACCAAAGTTGGCCAATATACTTTCACAGGCAAACAGAATTATGAAAAAGTTGTCCCataatgaaaacatataaaattgAGATCACAGTGCACCACAGGAGCATGCCTGAAAGATAAAGCCACCCCCGTCCCACTACGCCTGTGAAAGGGACCCACAGAGTCATGCGTCCCTGGCTGAAGACCTGAATAGCAGATCCTGCGGCTTCTATCTGTGGGAATAAACTTCCTCCTGAGAGCCAGAAGAACTCCAGGCAAACAACCTGAGCGAAGGAGTACCCTGCTTCCAGGGAGCTAAGGGAAGGGAAAGCCTATCAGAGGCAGGAGGCGGCCTGGCCCTGCGAGGATGCTGCAGGGATGAATCAAGGCTCTGCTGAGGTCTCTGGAAGCAAAAGCACACGCTGAAAACCCTCTTCACGCTGCTGGCCTCCTGCGTACGAGGAAGGTACCCCTCTCCCAGGTCTTCTGTGGAGGCAGGAGCGGGCCTGCTTGCTCAGCACGGGGTCTCCGGCACCAGCACGGAGCTTGGTGCCTGGGGGATCAGAAAATGCTGGCAGATGGGAAACATGCAGGACGCACAGGGCTCACCATTCCACCAACCCTGCCTCCGCCCCGTGGCGCAGGTTTTGGGACAGCATAAGCTTACGGGCCATCAGCCAAAATGGGTTCCCTCAAGTTAGGAAGGGAATGTGCCTAATGCCTCAGTACATCTGGGCAAGGAGATGAACGTTTTTACAAAGCATGTTGGAATGCAGAGTAATAGTTTGCAAAAAATGTTCAGTGAAAGCATTTGAGGTTGGTATCTGGTAAATTAGTCCTGTTTCTTTCAAGTTCATGGTTGTTTTTTGTTCATATTGTTAAAGACTAACTCTTGGTAAGGGATGACACGCATTCTGGCTGACTGGTTTATTTGCCTCTGGACAATCATATGCTGACTCTTTCCTGAGCCACTGCAACTACCGTTTAATAGTAGAGAAATATAAATGGGCACTTTTATACCTTACTTCTTTTTCTCATAAGGTAAAAAGTAAACAGGGAGCTGGCATGCCTGCCAGGCCCCGCACAGAGCTGGGGTCTGATGAGGgctaacctctacctcctgggcacCCGTGAGTCCGGTCTTAGAGCAAGAATTAGAGCAGAATTACAGGTCCTCCAAAGTGCCGCCGCTGTTTCCAACTTTCCTTCCCACACCGCTTATGCTCCCCACATGGCAGGTGCACGCATGGACTTACCACTGAAATCACTCCCACACTGTGGCACACTTTTCTAATTAATTAGAAAAGGTGGTGAGGTTTTCTGTGGGGGTAGGAAGCAGGGCCTCCCTAGGCTAGGAGGAGAAACTCCGACTCTGACCCCCATGCAGCACACAGGGCACACTTTATATGGAATTTTACATGCCCCTTCTGCTACCTACTATCAACTTTACTATCAACTACAGGAAAGCAAATCTCAAATTCTTGTTTTAAATAAACTGAAGCAAAGAAGTAACCTGGGGCTTGCTGAGAGAAGGCAGTAGGCGACTGGCACCGGGACTCCTTCAAGCCCTGATGGGCGGGCCAGATACAAACAACATGAAGATAAAGGCCCTGCCACAAGGCTTGGATGAACCACGTTAACTTATCTCTCTTTTTACTTTGCTCCTTCTGTGGGTCGCAACAAAAGAAGCCTGATGCACTTCCTGCCCAAAGCATCCTTACTGTTCACTTTCTAGCTGGGCTGATTCTTGGGTACAAACGGCAGGGCTACAAGGTGGCAAATGTCATGTGGGGACTCAAAGAGAAGAAAGGTTGAGAAAGGTTATTTGCAGGCCATAAAACCTTGAAGCAAATATAGTCATTTTACAATCCTGTTGGGGCACTCGGAGGCACAGCAGTTACAAGGACCTGCTACGGTGCCTCAGAAGACGCTCCCAGGGTCTGGgaagccatgcttcctgttccaCCAAGGCCAGCCTTTGTAACGTGACTTAAGTAACTGCGCAGGCCACCAGACCCCACCGCTGACTGCACCTGAGGATCTCATGGTAAGGAAGGCTCTTCCACGGCAGAGACCCACAAGCCCACAATGTGCCTAACTGAGAGCTAGCAGAGTCATGACTGTCTGCTGTGAGATAAAAAGCTAGATGACAATTCCGGCAGAGATTCTACATGTATTTGTTTCAAGTAtaaattgtttccatttcatCTGCTCATAATTTCCAAATTCTTAACAATGA is drawn from Homo sapiens chromosome 15, GRCh38.p14 Primary Assembly and contains these coding sequences:
- the CHSY1 gene encoding chondroitin sulfate synthase 1 isoform X3, with the protein product MQQLFYENYEQNKKGYIRDLHNSKIHQAITLHPNKNPPYQYRLHSYMLSRKISELRHRTIQLHREIVLMSKYSNTEIHKEDLQLGIPPSFMRFQPRQREEILEWEFLTGKYLYSAVDGQPPRRGMDSAQREALDDIVMQVMEMINANAKTRGRIIDFKEIQYGYRRVNPMYGAEYILDLLLLYKKHKGKKMTVPVRRHAYLQQTFSKIQFVEHEELDAQELAKRINQESGSLSFLSNSLKKLVPFQLPGSKSEHKEPKDKKINILIPLSGRFDMFVRFMGNFEKTCLIPNQNVKLVVLLFNSDSNPDKAKQVELMRDYRIKYPKADMQILPVSGEFSRALALEVGSSQFNNESLLFFCDVDLVFTTEFLQRCRANTVLGQQIYFPIIFSQYDPKIVYSGKVPSDNHFAFTQKTGFWRNYGFGITCIYKGDLVRVGGFDVSIQGWGLEDVDLFNKVVQAGLKTFRSQEVGVVHVHHPVFCDPNLDPKQYKMCLGSKASTYGSTQQLAEMWLEKNDPSYSKSSNNNGSVRTA
- the CHSY1 gene encoding chondroitin sulfate synthase 1 isoform X1, which produces MAARGRRAWLSVLLGLVLGFVLASRLVLPRASELKRAGPRRRASPEGCRSGQAAASQAGGARGDARGAQLWPPGSDPDGGPRDRNFLFVGVMTAQKYLQTRAVAAYRTWSKTIPGKVQFFSSEGSDTSVPIPVVPLRGVDDSYPPQKKSFMMLKYMHDHYLDKYEWFMRADDDVYIKGDRLENFLRSLNSSEPLFLGQTGLGTTEEMGKLALEPGENFCMGGPGVIMSREVLRRMVPHIGKCLREMYTTHEDVEVGRCVRRFAGVQCVWSYEASPVACLCQCLRHSLFLMILTVLRSASQMQQLFYENYEQNKKGYIRDLHNSKIHQAITLHPNKNPPYQYRLHSYMLSRKISELRHRTIQLHREIVLMSKYSNTEIHKEDLQLGIPPSFMRFQPRQREEILEWEFLTGKYLYSAVDGQPPRRGMDSAQREALDDIVMQVMEMINANAKTRGRIIDFKEIQYGYRRVNPMYGAEYILDLLLLYKKHKGKKMTVPVRRHAYLQQTFSKIQFVEHEELDAQELAKRINQESGSLSFLSNSLKKLVPFQLPGSKSEHKEPKDKKINILIPLSGRFDMFVRFMGNFEKTCLIPNQNVKLVVLLFNSDSNPDKAKQVELMRDYRIKYPKADMQILPVSGEFSRALALEVGSSQFNNESLLFFCDVDLVFTTEFLQRCRANTVLGQQIYFPIIFSQYDPKIVYSGKVPSDNHFAFTQKTGFWRNYGFGITCIYKGDLVRVGGFDVSIQGWGLEDVDLFNKVVQAGLKTFRSQEVGVVHVHHPVFCDPNLDPKQYKMCLGSKASTYGSTQQLAEMWLEKNDPSYSKSSNNNGSVRTA
- the CHSY1 gene encoding chondroitin sulfate synthase 1 isoform X2; this encodes MEGAPWRAFTGKGDGGCSMEGVHREGGWRVLHGECSQGRRMEGAPWRLFTLRARAGLEVPWPWSLMQQLFYENYEQNKKGYIRDLHNSKIHQAITLHPNKNPPYQYRLHSYMLSRKISELRHRTIQLHREIVLMSKYSNTEIHKEDLQLGIPPSFMRFQPRQREEILEWEFLTGKYLYSAVDGQPPRRGMDSAQREALDDIVMQVMEMINANAKTRGRIIDFKEIQYGYRRVNPMYGAEYILDLLLLYKKHKGKKMTVPVRRHAYLQQTFSKIQFVEHEELDAQELAKRINQESGSLSFLSNSLKKLVPFQLPGSKSEHKEPKDKKINILIPLSGRFDMFVRFMGNFEKTCLIPNQNVKLVVLLFNSDSNPDKAKQVELMRDYRIKYPKADMQILPVSGEFSRALALEVGSSQFNNESLLFFCDVDLVFTTEFLQRCRANTVLGQQIYFPIIFSQYDPKIVYSGKVPSDNHFAFTQKTGFWRNYGFGITCIYKGDLVRVGGFDVSIQGWGLEDVDLFNKVVQAGLKTFRSQEVGVVHVHHPVFCDPNLDPKQYKMCLGSKASTYGSTQQLAEMWLEKNDPSYSKSSNNNGSVRTA
- the CHSY1 gene encoding chondroitin sulfate synthase 1, whose protein sequence is MAARGRRAWLSVLLGLVLGFVLASRLVLPRASELKRAGPRRRASPEGCRSGQAAASQAGGARGDARGAQLWPPGSDPDGGPRDRNFLFVGVMTAQKYLQTRAVAAYRTWSKTIPGKVQFFSSEGSDTSVPIPVVPLRGVDDSYPPQKKSFMMLKYMHDHYLDKYEWFMRADDDVYIKGDRLENFLRSLNSSEPLFLGQTGLGTTEEMGKLALEPGENFCMGGPGVIMSREVLRRMVPHIGKCLREMYTTHEDVEVGRCVRRFAGVQCVWSYEMQQLFYENYEQNKKGYIRDLHNSKIHQAITLHPNKNPPYQYRLHSYMLSRKISELRHRTIQLHREIVLMSKYSNTEIHKEDLQLGIPPSFMRFQPRQREEILEWEFLTGKYLYSAVDGQPPRRGMDSAQREALDDIVMQVMEMINANAKTRGRIIDFKEIQYGYRRVNPMYGAEYILDLLLLYKKHKGKKMTVPVRRHAYLQQTFSKIQFVEHEELDAQELAKRINQESGSLSFLSNSLKKLVPFQLPGSKSEHKEPKDKKINILIPLSGRFDMFVRFMGNFEKTCLIPNQNVKLVVLLFNSDSNPDKAKQVELMRDYRIKYPKADMQILPVSGEFSRALALEVGSSQFNNESLLFFCDVDLVFTTEFLQRCRANTVLGQQIYFPIIFSQYDPKIVYSGKVPSDNHFAFTQKTGFWRNYGFGITCIYKGDLVRVGGFDVSIQGWGLEDVDLFNKVVQAGLKTFRSQEVGVVHVHHPVFCDPNLDPKQYKMCLGSKASTYGSTQQLAEMWLEKNDPSYSKSSNNNGSVRTA